Proteins encoded within one genomic window of Halocatena marina:
- a CDS encoding pyridoxal phosphate-dependent aminotransferase — protein MNQPIAYLEWIAGRPDAAAHDLGSSDLHAVPQDSPREALDGFPDPPAETTLEEQLADVYAVRPDQIHVTAGATHANLLVMATALQFERQRDLSSRVLVETPGYEPLVKTPIGLGAEVDRIPRDTNGQLDPDTIADAADSGPVDLVVLTNRHNPSGTMTDRETLAAVADIASQSDAFCLVDEVYAPYVPTSRGERGFGGVTAAGLPNTVVTGSFTKFHGLGGLRIGWVIGPAAFVDRLSSVAWYTPVVADTSRALGRRALFNAETLTDRSRDLIERNHDLLSSFVDSRTDLTGTVPDGCPFATLACTHADGDRVTRAAWEQDLLVIPGRFFDAPERIRISLGGQTDEMKQALDVLGSVLDSL, from the coding sequence ATGAACCAACCGATAGCGTATCTCGAATGGATCGCCGGACGACCAGACGCCGCGGCGCACGATCTCGGGTCGAGCGATCTCCACGCTGTTCCTCAGGATTCACCTCGTGAGGCGCTCGATGGGTTTCCAGATCCGCCAGCAGAGACGACACTCGAAGAACAGCTTGCTGATGTGTACGCCGTCCGCCCGGACCAGATTCACGTCACAGCAGGAGCCACTCACGCAAATCTGCTCGTGATGGCAACCGCACTCCAGTTCGAGCGACAGCGGGATCTGAGTTCCCGAGTGCTCGTCGAGACGCCCGGCTACGAACCGCTTGTGAAGACGCCGATCGGTCTTGGTGCTGAAGTCGACCGCATCCCACGCGACACGAACGGACAGCTCGATCCCGATACCATCGCGGACGCAGCAGACAGCGGTCCTGTTGATCTCGTTGTCCTCACGAACCGACACAATCCATCGGGGACGATGACTGACCGCGAGACACTGGCAGCAGTAGCCGATATTGCGAGTCAAAGTGATGCATTCTGTCTTGTTGATGAAGTGTACGCACCATACGTCCCAACATCGCGCGGAGAGCGTGGCTTTGGGGGCGTGACGGCGGCAGGACTTCCGAACACCGTGGTGACAGGATCATTCACGAAGTTTCACGGGCTCGGTGGCCTCCGCATCGGCTGGGTCATCGGCCCTGCCGCGTTTGTCGACCGACTCTCCTCCGTCGCGTGGTATACGCCTGTCGTAGCCGACACCAGCCGTGCTCTCGGTCGACGGGCATTATTCAATGCGGAGACACTCACTGACCGATCACGCGATCTCATCGAACGAAACCACGACCTCCTCTCATCATTCGTCGATTCGCGCACCGACCTTACTGGGACTGTACCGGATGGATGCCCGTTTGCCACACTCGCCTGCACTCACGCTGACGGAGATCGGGTCACACGAGCCGCGTGGGAGCAAGACCTCCTTGTTATTCCAGGGCGCTTTTTCGACGCTCCTGAACGTATCCGGATAAGTCTCGGCGGGCAGACTGATGAGATGAAACAGGCGTTGGACGTGTTAGGATCCGTGCTTGACTCGCTGTAA